A genomic stretch from Desulfotignum balticum DSM 7044 includes:
- a CDS encoding ATP-binding protein: MGYLPLGGQGSNLFFQVISGRHGKRSTIITTNLPFARWGDIFDGTTVATAIADRLVYNSEILIMEGDSYRKR, from the coding sequence ATCGGTTACCTTCCGCTGGGCGGACAGGGATCAAACCTGTTTTTCCAGGTCATCAGCGGCCGGCATGGAAAAAGGTCCACCATCATAACGACCAATCTGCCGTTTGCCCGCTGGGGGGACATCTTTGACGGAACCACTGTTGCCACAGCGATTGCCGACCGCCTCGTCTACAACTCTGAGATTCTTATCATGGAGGGAGACAGTTATCGAAAAAGGTGA
- a CDS encoding SDR family oxidoreductase: MLNDKKILIVGGSSGIGFAVASLAQKNGANVVIASRNPKERAASFFEKADESTEIHTFDITIPEDHFRLFESTGIVDHLVITVRPVIKSSPFQKIDVNEAKHAFETKFWGQYQLIQVAQKHLRESGSIILTSGIAGEKIFKGASTMSIINCCIETLCRVLSVELAPIRINVVSPGFIEPKPTVIEEISKQFPAKRLGSVDEIASAYLWLMGSQYTTGTVTVIDGGARHI; the protein is encoded by the coding sequence ATGTTAAATGATAAAAAAATATTGATAGTTGGTGGAAGTTCAGGAATTGGTTTTGCTGTGGCAAGTCTTGCACAAAAAAATGGCGCAAATGTCGTCATCGCTTCTCGTAACCCAAAAGAACGTGCTGCATCTTTTTTTGAGAAGGCAGATGAATCAACTGAAATTCATACATTTGATATAACCATACCTGAAGATCATTTTCGATTGTTTGAATCGACTGGAATAGTGGATCATCTTGTCATTACTGTCAGACCTGTAATAAAATCATCACCATTTCAGAAAATCGATGTTAATGAGGCAAAACATGCTTTTGAAACAAAATTCTGGGGACAATATCAACTCATCCAGGTAGCCCAAAAACATTTAAGAGAATCTGGCAGCATCATTTTAACAAGTGGAATTGCTGGTGAAAAGATTTTTAAAGGTGCTTCGACCATGTCAATCATTAATTGTTGCATTGAAACACTTTGCAGAGTGCTCTCTGTTGAATTGGCTCCAATAAGAATAAATGTGGTGAGTCCAGGTTTTATCGAACCAAAGCCTACAGTCATTGAAGAAATTTCAAAACAATTTCCTGCAAAAAGATTGGGATCTGTTGATGAAATTGCATCGGCGTATTTATGGTTAATGGGGTCGCAATACACGACGGGGACTGTAACTGTAATTGATGGTGGTGCAAGACATATATGA
- a CDS encoding acetyl-CoA C-acyltransferase produces the protein MKDVVIVGAVRTSVGRFMGSLKDVPAYDLAALALNGVAKKTGIDPQMVEDVIMGQSYQNGEYVNIARMGLLTAGWPEQIPGITIDRRCCSGLDAVCNGAMKIQSNNADIVVAGGVESMSTGEFYLTGDVKWGVGGKKGMPLGHGSLATWGLPFYDRIQRARVMSQPESRYGVLPSMMAWAETAAKEEKISRQECDDWAAQSHAKALAAWEAGFFTDEIIPVSIPQRKGEPVLFCRDEGPRADSSVEKLARLKPIMGGVCTAGNSSSENDGAAAVVLMSGDKAKDLGISPMAKIISFAVAGADPRKAYETVPRAVSRALDRAGLSLEQMDLIEIQEAFAAQVLADLKQMRVRPRNFDRVNVNGSGISIGHPIACTGTRVLVSMVHEMQRRDARYGLECICGGGGLGIAAVIEQVR, from the coding sequence ATGAAAGACGTTGTGATTGTTGGTGCAGTCAGGACATCGGTTGGCCGTTTCATGGGATCCTTAAAAGACGTGCCGGCCTATGATTTGGCGGCCCTGGCCCTGAACGGAGTCGCTAAAAAAACGGGAATTGATCCCCAGATGGTGGAAGACGTGATCATGGGCCAGTCGTACCAGAACGGCGAGTACGTGAATATTGCCCGTATGGGACTGCTAACGGCCGGGTGGCCCGAACAAATCCCAGGGATCACCATTGACCGGCGGTGCTGTTCAGGCCTGGACGCGGTCTGTAACGGAGCCATGAAAATACAATCCAATAATGCCGACATTGTAGTTGCCGGTGGCGTGGAAAGCATGAGCACAGGAGAATTCTATCTTACCGGGGATGTCAAATGGGGGGTCGGTGGTAAAAAGGGCATGCCGCTCGGGCATGGCAGCCTGGCAACTTGGGGCCTGCCCTTTTATGACCGGATTCAGCGGGCCCGGGTCATGTCCCAGCCTGAATCCCGATACGGGGTTCTGCCCTCCATGATGGCCTGGGCGGAGACCGCAGCAAAAGAGGAAAAGATATCCAGGCAAGAATGTGATGACTGGGCCGCCCAAAGTCATGCCAAGGCGTTGGCGGCCTGGGAAGCCGGTTTTTTTACTGATGAAATTATTCCGGTATCTATCCCGCAAAGAAAAGGGGAGCCTGTCTTGTTTTGCAGGGATGAAGGCCCCCGGGCCGACAGCAGTGTTGAAAAACTTGCCCGGCTCAAACCGATCATGGGAGGGGTCTGTACGGCAGGGAATTCCTCTTCTGAAAATGACGGGGCTGCCGCCGTGGTCCTTATGTCAGGTGACAAGGCCAAAGATTTAGGCATTTCTCCAATGGCAAAAATAATCTCCTTTGCCGTTGCCGGGGCTGATCCGAGAAAAGCATATGAAACCGTACCCAGGGCTGTATCCAGGGCGCTGGACCGGGCAGGGCTTTCACTTGAACAGATGGATCTCATTGAAATCCAGGAAGCTTTTGCGGCCCAAGTGCTGGCCGATCTCAAGCAAATGCGCGTGAGACCCCGGAATTTTGATCGGGTGAACGTTAACGGATCAGGTATATCTATAGGTCACCCCATTGCATGTACCGGCACAAGGGTTCTGGTTTCCATGGTTCATGAAATGCAGCGGCGCGATGCCCGTTATGGCCTGGAGTGTATTTGCGGAGGCGGCGGACTGGGCATTGCAGCGGTAATCGAACAGGTCAGATAA
- a CDS encoding tripartite tricarboxylate transporter permease has translation MENLMAAFDMFFQLPVIGGVFGGVLLGVVLGSIPGLTATMAIALIIPMTFYMDPVVSVSLLVGAYKGGTYGGSIPAILLNTPGTPAAAATVLDGNEMAKQGKPLKALKMAIYSSVIADSASDIVLILVAPPLALIALKMGPPEMASLIFLSLLIITAVAGDSMIKGLIVGAIGLIVGLVGLDSITAVRRFGFGFTELDEGISLIPMLIGLFAVSEFLINTEIVARGKDKAVQFFASSTKKEDNQVTGEEFRRCLPIILTASGIGTLLGDIPGIGPSIAAFAGYAQAKKMSKHPEKFGKGAIEGVAAAEAGNNAVCGANLIPLLTLGIPGDIGAAVLLGAFMIQGLHPGPMLFKENIVTVYAIFMALLLANVFNFLISIFYIRIASKVVLIPKSYIFPAVLALCFFGAYGFNQNLFDVWIALIFGVLGYILRRNGFPVAPLLIAFMLEPILEGAFRQSLLMSGGSLGIFVTHPISGVFLGLAAIGIVWSAVDSFRKSRGKPVQPGDALISDSCIFIQMEAGKEVN, from the coding sequence ATGGAAAATCTCATGGCCGCATTCGACATGTTCTTTCAATTGCCGGTCATCGGCGGCGTATTCGGAGGTGTGCTATTGGGTGTGGTCCTGGGATCTATCCCTGGGCTGACCGCCACCATGGCAATTGCCTTGATTATTCCCATGACCTTCTATATGGATCCGGTGGTTTCGGTCAGCCTGCTGGTCGGGGCTTATAAGGGCGGCACTTACGGCGGGTCCATTCCGGCGATCCTTCTAAACACGCCGGGTACGCCGGCAGCAGCGGCAACGGTTTTGGACGGAAATGAAATGGCCAAACAGGGGAAACCGCTCAAGGCATTGAAAATGGCGATTTACTCTTCTGTAATCGCGGACAGCGCCAGCGACATCGTCCTGATCCTGGTCGCTCCCCCACTGGCCCTGATCGCCCTGAAAATGGGGCCGCCGGAGATGGCCAGCCTGATTTTTCTGTCGCTTCTGATCATCACTGCCGTTGCCGGAGACTCCATGATCAAGGGGCTTATTGTAGGAGCGATCGGCCTTATTGTCGGGCTGGTCGGGCTGGATTCCATTACAGCGGTCCGGCGGTTTGGGTTTGGCTTTACCGAGCTGGATGAGGGCATCTCCTTGATACCGATGCTCATTGGTCTGTTTGCGGTTTCTGAGTTTTTAATTAATACGGAAATCGTGGCCAGAGGAAAAGACAAGGCCGTTCAATTTTTTGCAAGTTCCACCAAAAAAGAAGATAACCAGGTGACCGGCGAGGAATTCAGAAGGTGCCTGCCCATCATATTAACCGCTTCGGGCATCGGGACCCTGCTGGGAGACATTCCGGGGATCGGTCCTTCCATTGCCGCCTTTGCCGGATATGCCCAGGCCAAGAAGATGTCCAAACACCCTGAAAAATTCGGGAAAGGCGCCATTGAGGGGGTGGCTGCCGCAGAGGCCGGAAACAATGCGGTGTGCGGGGCAAATTTGATTCCGCTTCTGACCCTGGGGATTCCCGGTGACATTGGGGCGGCGGTCTTACTGGGCGCCTTCATGATTCAGGGCCTCCATCCCGGCCCCATGCTGTTCAAAGAGAATATTGTCACGGTCTATGCTATTTTCATGGCACTTCTGCTGGCAAACGTGTTTAATTTTCTCATCAGTATTTTCTACATCAGAATTGCCAGCAAAGTGGTGTTAATTCCCAAAAGCTATATTTTCCCGGCGGTTTTGGCCCTCTGCTTTTTTGGCGCATACGGTTTCAATCAAAATTTATTTGATGTCTGGATAGCGCTCATTTTTGGTGTTTTAGGGTATATTTTGCGCCGTAACGGGTTCCCGGTGGCACCGCTTTTAATCGCCTTCATGCTGGAGCCCATTCTGGAAGGGGCATTCAGGCAAAGCCTGCTCATGTCCGGCGGATCGTTGGGCATTTTTGTCACCCATCCCATTTCAGGCGTCTTCCTGGGACTGGCCGCCATCGGAATTGTCTGGTCTGCCGTCGACTCATTCCGAAAATCCCGGGGAAAACCTGTTCAGCCAGGTGACGCATTGATATCTGACAGCTGTATTTTTATTCAGATGGAAGCAGGAAAGGAAGTTAACTAA